In Anopheles gambiae chromosome 2, idAnoGambNW_F1_1, whole genome shotgun sequence, a single window of DNA contains:
- the LOC4576322 gene encoding calsyntenin-1 isoform X1, with product MVPAKGFLLTLLVVLVASSSFSSHHQVKGEKYEDEDDYYDSRERVLENSYHGLIKENETFVEITPLIKVDETKICGFHIIKKNKEIPFQIELVNELGILKAKKTLNCEKRKNYKFDITAVFCDGSHSKSASVHISVIDINEYSPTFLQPSYVTEVDEGRLYQEIIRVEATDKDCTPLFGDVCKYEILTNDQPFTIDNEGSIRNTEPLSHKISHNHILSVVAYDCAMKQSAPVMVNIRVRRVCEAHVMGVAERIDYVANSMESVSLFPKIHLELCDMQCKGEDMVIQSSVSLKTKHISFGCDRDASQCLRRLSESGSGRERDGDGLVDLLQKNTDWTKDLTYDEGAEAIFHFDGSSGAIVPKNVVQPQDFAAHQFSIVTMFRHNSIVSTDKHTKEHIVCSADDHKMNRHHMALFVRNCRLILLLRKDFNDGDLNIFSPAEWRWKIPQVCDNEWHHYTINVDLPKVDLYIDGIRFESNVEDRHSNPEVIDDWPLHAAHGINTTLAIGACYQGSENRLKHGFSGDIAEIKLSTRKVLTASQIRCGTDCAEKLLPPADHYLEPEQQIQSNTQMNKIIIEGSNKTNIEQLLQQIQYINSKESPTIGRRNIQVMTTVSCPNKKAIRLPTIDTYIMVSSAGSSLSGGSMLASATSSSSSSGLYNKILVDKPLATDQKPQIVISGNSNHLVSYPDIKEGVKILAQINISVYTGKDIRPELQKLDSCNVNVFPSLNPDHEEITIDDKDGADESLFKFDIKTQISKEGVEMIGYDTIENYQHVLKSLVYINKKPAYYLNRVFKLTCSQVDDHFRSAEYTLTLTVLHPKQQPTSSIASASAPSSNVLLAISTAPSEQHPAVAVDSHDNANQYAHVMLHSHDVQESQSKVRSSGGAALLGHEKLASSHSTMLIVVICGSFVLLICGVGIARLRNSNAALAGGSSGHGAAGGAAGGSAFARNLTDKHLPCPKVAPDQQLDWDDSALTITINPMQHDALSDESSESDNSDSEDEEVLNGRYKNVSQLEWDNSTI from the exons ATTGAGCTTGTGAACGAGCTTGGCATTCTGAAAGCGAAAAAGACACTGAACTGCGAAAAGCGGAAAAACTACAAATTTGACATTACCGCCGTTTTCTGTGATGGATCACATTCGAAGAG CGCGAGCGTACATATCTCCGTGATTGACATTAATGAATATTCGCCCACATTCCTGCAGCCCTCATACGTCACAGAG GTTGACGAGGGCCGCCTCTATCAGGAGATAATCCGCGTCGAAGCAACGGACAAGGACTGTACGCCCCTGTTCGGCGATGTGTGCAAGTACGAGATCCTCACCAACGACCAGCCGTTCACGATCGACAACGAGGGCTCGATACGCAACACGGAACCGCTCTCGCACAAGATCTCGCACAATCACATCCTCTCGGTGGTGGCGTACGACTGTGCGATGAAGCAGTCCGCCCCGGTCATGGTGAACATTCGCGTGCGGCGCGTCTGCGAGGCGCACGTGATGGGTGTGGCCGAGCGCATCGACTACGTCGCGAACTCCATGGAGAGTGTGTCGCTGTTCCCGAAGATTCACCTCGAGCTGTGCGATATGCAGTGCAAGGGCGAGGACATGGTCATCCAGTCGTCGGTGTCGCTCAAAACCAAGCACATCTCGTTCGGTTGCGATCGGGACGCGAGCCAGTGTTTGCGTCGGTTGAGCGAAAGCGGCAGTGGCCGGGAGCGGGACGGCGATGGGCTGGTCGATTTGCTGCAGAAGAACACGGACTGGACGAAGGATCTGACGTACGACGAGGGGGCGGAAGCGATCTTCCACTTTGACGGTAGCTCGGGCGCGATCGTGCCGAAGAATGTGGTACAGCCGCAGGACTTTGCCGCGCACCAGTTCAGCATCGTGACGATGTTCCGGCACAACAGCATCGTGAGCACGGACAAGCACACGAAGGAGCACATCGTGTGCAGCGCGGACGACCACAAGATGAACCGCCACCATATGGCGCTGTTTGTGCGCAACTGCCGGctgatactgctgctgcgcaaGGACTTTAACGACGGCGATTTGAACATCTTCAGCCCGGCCGAGTGGCGCTGGAAGATACCGCAGGTGTGCGACAACGAGTGGCACCACTACACGATCAACGTGGACCTGCCGAAGGTGGACCTGTACATCGATGGCATTCGGTTCGAGAGCAACGTGGAGGACCGGCACAGCAATCCGGAGGTGATCGATGACTGGCCGCTGCATGCGGCGCACGGCATTAACACGACGCTAGCGATCGGCGCCTGCTACCAGGGGTCGGAGAACCGGTTGAAGCACGGGTTCAGTGGGGATATTGCGGAGATTAAGCTGTCCACGCGCAAGGTGCTGACGGCGAGCCAGATCCGGTGCGGTACGGACTGTGCGGAGAAGTTGCTGCCACCGGCCGACCACTACCTGGAGCCGGAGCAGCAGATCCAGTCGAACACGCAGATGAACAAGATCATCATCGAGGGCAGCAACAAGACGAACatcgagcagctgctgcagcagatcCAGTACATCAACTCGAAGGAAAGCCCCACGATCGGGCGCCGCAACATCCAGGTGATGACGACGGTCAGCTGCCCGAACAAGAAGGCGATCCGGCTGCCGACGATCGACACGTACATTATGGTCAGCTCGGCGGGCAGCAGCTTGTCCGGGGGCAGCATGCTTGCGTCGGCcacctcctcgtcctcctcgtccggGTTGTACAACAAGATACTGGTGGATAAGCCGCTCGCCACCGACCAGAAGCCGCAGATCGTGATCAGCGGCAACTCGAACCATCTCGTCTCGTACCCGGACATTAAGGAGGGCGTCAAGATACTGGCCCAGATCAACATCAGCGTCTACACTGGGAAGGATATTCGGCCCGAGCTGCAGAAGCTCGATTCGTGCAATGTGAACGTGTTCCCGAGCCTGAACCCGGACCACGAGGAGATTACGATCGACGATAAGGACGGTGCGGACGAGTCGCTGTTCAAGTTCGACATCAAAACGCAGATCAGCAAGGAGGGCGTCGAGATGATCGGGTACGACACGATCGAGAACTACCAGCACGTGCTGAAGTCGCTCGTGTACATCAACAAGAAGCCGGCGTACTACCTGAACCGGGTGTTCAAGCTGACCTGCTCCCAGGTGGACGACCACTTCCGCAGCGCGGAGTACACGCTCACCCTGACCGTGCTGCATCCGAAGCAGCAGCCGACCTCGTCGATTGCTTCCGCCTCCGCACCATCCTCCAATGTGTTGCTGGCCATCTCGACCGCCCCATCGGAGCAGCATCCAGCCGTTGCGGTCGATTCGCATG ACAATGCCAACCAGTACGCGCACGTGATGCTCCACTCGCACGACGTCCAGGAGTCGCAGTCGAAGGTGCGCAGCAGTGGCGGCGCCGCCCTGCTCGGCCACGAGAAGCTCGCCTCGTCCCACTCGACCATGTTGATCGTGGTCATCTGCGGCTCGTTCGTGCTGCTCATCTGCGGCGTCGGCATCGCCCGTCTGCGCAACAGCAACGCGGCACTGGCGGGCGGCAGTAGCGGCCATGGTGCAGCGGGCGGCGCGGCCGGCGGCAGTGCGTTCGCGCGCAACCTCACCGACAAGCATCTGCCGTGCCCGAAGGTTGCGCCGGACCAGCAGCTCGACTGGGACGATTCGGCgctcaccatcaccatcaaccCGATGCAGCACGACGCCCTGTCGGACGAGAGCTCCGAGTcggacaactccgactccgaggACGAGGAGGTGCTGAACGGGCGCTACAAAAACGTCAGCCAGCTCGAGTGGGACAACTCCACAAT CTAA
- the LOC4576322 gene encoding calsyntenin-1 isoform X2 produces the protein MVPAKGFLLTLLVVLVASSSFSSHHQVKGEKYEDEDDYYDSRERVLENSYHGLIKENETFVEITPLIKVDETKICGFHIIKKNKEIPFQIELVNELGILKAKKTLNCEKRKNYKFDITAVFCDGSHSKSASVHISVIDINEYSPTFLQPSYVTEVDEGRLYQEIIRVEATDKDCTPLFGDVCKYEILTNDQPFTIDNEGSIRNTEPLSHKISHNHILSVVAYDCAMKQSAPVMVNIRVRRVCEAHVMGVAERIDYVANSMESVSLFPKIHLELCDMQCKGEDMVIQSSVSLKTKHISFGCDRDASQCLRRLSESGSGRERDGDGLVDLLQKNTDWTKDLTYDEGAEAIFHFDGSSGAIVPKNVVQPQDFAAHQFSIVTMFRHNSIVSTDKHTKEHIVCSADDHKMNRHHMALFVRNCRLILLLRKDFNDGDLNIFSPAEWRWKIPQVCDNEWHHYTINVDLPKVDLYIDGIRFESNVEDRHSNPEVIDDWPLHAAHGINTTLAIGACYQGSENRLKHGFSGDIAEIKLSTRKVLTASQIRCGTDCAEKLLPPADHYLEPEQQIQSNTQMNKIIIEGSNKTNIEQLLQQIQYINSKESPTIGRRNIQVMTTVSCPNKKAIRLPTIDTYIMVSSAGSSLSGGSMLASATSSSSSSGLYNKILVDKPLATDQKPQIVISGNSNHLVSYPDIKEGVKILAQINISVYTGKDIRPELQKLDSCNVNVFPSLNPDHEEITIDDKDGADESLFKFDIKTQISKEGVEMIGYDTIENYQHVLKSLVYINKKPAYYLNRVFKLTCSQVDDHFRSAEYTLTLTVLHPKQQPTSSIASASAPSSNVLLAISTAPSEQHPAVAVDSHDNANQYAHVMLHSHDVQESQSKVRSSGGAALLGHEKLASSHSTMLIVVICGSFVLLICGVGIARLRNSNAALAGGSSGHGAAGGAAGGSAFARNLTDKHLPCPKVAPDQQLDWDDSALTITINPMQHDALSDESSESDNSDSEDEEVLNGRYKNVSQLEWDNSTM, from the exons ATTGAGCTTGTGAACGAGCTTGGCATTCTGAAAGCGAAAAAGACACTGAACTGCGAAAAGCGGAAAAACTACAAATTTGACATTACCGCCGTTTTCTGTGATGGATCACATTCGAAGAG CGCGAGCGTACATATCTCCGTGATTGACATTAATGAATATTCGCCCACATTCCTGCAGCCCTCATACGTCACAGAG GTTGACGAGGGCCGCCTCTATCAGGAGATAATCCGCGTCGAAGCAACGGACAAGGACTGTACGCCCCTGTTCGGCGATGTGTGCAAGTACGAGATCCTCACCAACGACCAGCCGTTCACGATCGACAACGAGGGCTCGATACGCAACACGGAACCGCTCTCGCACAAGATCTCGCACAATCACATCCTCTCGGTGGTGGCGTACGACTGTGCGATGAAGCAGTCCGCCCCGGTCATGGTGAACATTCGCGTGCGGCGCGTCTGCGAGGCGCACGTGATGGGTGTGGCCGAGCGCATCGACTACGTCGCGAACTCCATGGAGAGTGTGTCGCTGTTCCCGAAGATTCACCTCGAGCTGTGCGATATGCAGTGCAAGGGCGAGGACATGGTCATCCAGTCGTCGGTGTCGCTCAAAACCAAGCACATCTCGTTCGGTTGCGATCGGGACGCGAGCCAGTGTTTGCGTCGGTTGAGCGAAAGCGGCAGTGGCCGGGAGCGGGACGGCGATGGGCTGGTCGATTTGCTGCAGAAGAACACGGACTGGACGAAGGATCTGACGTACGACGAGGGGGCGGAAGCGATCTTCCACTTTGACGGTAGCTCGGGCGCGATCGTGCCGAAGAATGTGGTACAGCCGCAGGACTTTGCCGCGCACCAGTTCAGCATCGTGACGATGTTCCGGCACAACAGCATCGTGAGCACGGACAAGCACACGAAGGAGCACATCGTGTGCAGCGCGGACGACCACAAGATGAACCGCCACCATATGGCGCTGTTTGTGCGCAACTGCCGGctgatactgctgctgcgcaaGGACTTTAACGACGGCGATTTGAACATCTTCAGCCCGGCCGAGTGGCGCTGGAAGATACCGCAGGTGTGCGACAACGAGTGGCACCACTACACGATCAACGTGGACCTGCCGAAGGTGGACCTGTACATCGATGGCATTCGGTTCGAGAGCAACGTGGAGGACCGGCACAGCAATCCGGAGGTGATCGATGACTGGCCGCTGCATGCGGCGCACGGCATTAACACGACGCTAGCGATCGGCGCCTGCTACCAGGGGTCGGAGAACCGGTTGAAGCACGGGTTCAGTGGGGATATTGCGGAGATTAAGCTGTCCACGCGCAAGGTGCTGACGGCGAGCCAGATCCGGTGCGGTACGGACTGTGCGGAGAAGTTGCTGCCACCGGCCGACCACTACCTGGAGCCGGAGCAGCAGATCCAGTCGAACACGCAGATGAACAAGATCATCATCGAGGGCAGCAACAAGACGAACatcgagcagctgctgcagcagatcCAGTACATCAACTCGAAGGAAAGCCCCACGATCGGGCGCCGCAACATCCAGGTGATGACGACGGTCAGCTGCCCGAACAAGAAGGCGATCCGGCTGCCGACGATCGACACGTACATTATGGTCAGCTCGGCGGGCAGCAGCTTGTCCGGGGGCAGCATGCTTGCGTCGGCcacctcctcgtcctcctcgtccggGTTGTACAACAAGATACTGGTGGATAAGCCGCTCGCCACCGACCAGAAGCCGCAGATCGTGATCAGCGGCAACTCGAACCATCTCGTCTCGTACCCGGACATTAAGGAGGGCGTCAAGATACTGGCCCAGATCAACATCAGCGTCTACACTGGGAAGGATATTCGGCCCGAGCTGCAGAAGCTCGATTCGTGCAATGTGAACGTGTTCCCGAGCCTGAACCCGGACCACGAGGAGATTACGATCGACGATAAGGACGGTGCGGACGAGTCGCTGTTCAAGTTCGACATCAAAACGCAGATCAGCAAGGAGGGCGTCGAGATGATCGGGTACGACACGATCGAGAACTACCAGCACGTGCTGAAGTCGCTCGTGTACATCAACAAGAAGCCGGCGTACTACCTGAACCGGGTGTTCAAGCTGACCTGCTCCCAGGTGGACGACCACTTCCGCAGCGCGGAGTACACGCTCACCCTGACCGTGCTGCATCCGAAGCAGCAGCCGACCTCGTCGATTGCTTCCGCCTCCGCACCATCCTCCAATGTGTTGCTGGCCATCTCGACCGCCCCATCGGAGCAGCATCCAGCCGTTGCGGTCGATTCGCATG ACAATGCCAACCAGTACGCGCACGTGATGCTCCACTCGCACGACGTCCAGGAGTCGCAGTCGAAGGTGCGCAGCAGTGGCGGCGCCGCCCTGCTCGGCCACGAGAAGCTCGCCTCGTCCCACTCGACCATGTTGATCGTGGTCATCTGCGGCTCGTTCGTGCTGCTCATCTGCGGCGTCGGCATCGCCCGTCTGCGCAACAGCAACGCGGCACTGGCGGGCGGCAGTAGCGGCCATGGTGCAGCGGGCGGCGCGGCCGGCGGCAGTGCGTTCGCGCGCAACCTCACCGACAAGCATCTGCCGTGCCCGAAGGTTGCGCCGGACCAGCAGCTCGACTGGGACGATTCGGCgctcaccatcaccatcaaccCGATGCAGCACGACGCCCTGTCGGACGAGAGCTCCGAGTcggacaactccgactccgaggACGAGGAGGTGCTGAACGGGCGCTACAAAAACGTCAGCCAGCTCGAGTGGGACAACTCCACAATGTAA